A genomic region of Mesobacillus jeotgali contains the following coding sequences:
- a CDS encoding LTA synthase family protein: MKNNKWTKASIVAIATILLWLKTYIAYKTSFDIKIENWRQEIILFMNPLSFLMVIFGVSMFMKEKAQKRYVLITSFIVSAILFANVVFYRFFNDFLTIPVLFQTSNMSDLGSSVTELINFSDLLYFADILVLALLLKAKPNLIGYREYTKVDRRAYFLVAIAISFFNLGMAETERPQLLTRTFDREMLVKNIGTYNYHLYDAFLQSKSSAQRAMADGSELADIDNYVRANYLPPNEDMFGIAKGKNVILISMESTQNFVINQTVNGQEITPFLNDFIKESYYFNNFYHQTGQGKTSDSEFLVDNSLYPLSRGAVFFTHSGNEYSATPEILNENGYFTASMHANNKSFWNRDIMYQSMGYERFYSLPDYDVNEENSVGWGMKDIEFFQQSVDHLKAMPKPFYSKFITLTNHFPFELNEEDRFVEPYTSNDKTVNNYFPTVRYQDEALKLFIQELKDEGLYEDSIIILYGDHYGISENHNKAMGEYLGKEITPFESTQLQQVPLIVHIPGQEGKTIPTVGGQIDLKPTILHLLGIDTKNNIDFGSDLFSKDRLDFAVLRDGSFITKDHVFTRETCYDKSTGEPTDKAACEPFFDQAKNELEFSDKIIYGDLLRFYDEKNASKEKSYPKSNE, from the coding sequence ATGAAGAATAATAAATGGACTAAAGCATCCATTGTTGCGATTGCGACAATCCTGCTTTGGTTAAAGACTTATATTGCCTATAAAACTAGCTTTGATATAAAGATTGAGAACTGGAGACAGGAGATCATCCTGTTCATGAATCCATTAAGTTTCCTGATGGTCATTTTTGGAGTCAGCATGTTCATGAAGGAAAAGGCTCAGAAACGCTACGTTTTGATTACAAGTTTCATAGTTTCAGCAATCTTGTTCGCGAATGTAGTGTTTTACCGTTTTTTCAATGACTTCCTGACGATACCTGTGCTTTTCCAAACGAGCAATATGAGCGACTTGGGAAGCAGTGTTACTGAATTGATCAACTTCAGTGACTTGTTATATTTCGCTGATATCCTCGTATTGGCACTTTTATTAAAAGCCAAACCAAATCTAATAGGATATCGGGAATACACAAAGGTGGACCGCAGAGCATATTTCCTTGTGGCGATCGCGATTTCATTTTTCAACCTGGGAATGGCTGAAACTGAGCGTCCGCAGCTGTTGACTAGAACATTCGATAGAGAAATGCTGGTCAAGAATATTGGGACATACAATTATCATCTTTATGATGCTTTCTTACAGTCAAAGTCTTCGGCACAGAGAGCTATGGCTGATGGCAGTGAACTGGCTGATATTGACAACTATGTGCGTGCTAACTATCTGCCGCCGAACGAGGACATGTTTGGTATCGCCAAGGGCAAGAACGTGATTCTGATTTCAATGGAATCCACGCAGAACTTTGTCATAAACCAAACTGTGAATGGACAGGAAATTACACCTTTCCTGAACGATTTCATTAAAGAAAGCTATTACTTTAATAATTTTTATCACCAGACCGGCCAGGGGAAAACTTCAGACTCCGAATTCCTTGTAGATAACTCATTGTATCCATTAAGCCGTGGTGCAGTTTTCTTTACGCACTCAGGAAATGAATATTCAGCGACACCTGAAATCTTGAATGAGAACGGCTACTTCACTGCTTCTATGCATGCGAATAACAAGAGCTTCTGGAACCGTGATATCATGTATCAATCAATGGGATACGAGCGCTTCTATTCATTGCCGGATTATGATGTGAATGAGGAAAATTCAGTAGGCTGGGGAATGAAAGATATTGAGTTCTTCCAGCAGTCTGTTGATCACTTGAAGGCTATGCCAAAGCCATTTTATTCAAAGTTCATTACATTGACGAATCACTTCCCATTCGAATTGAATGAAGAAGACCGCTTTGTCGAGCCATATACTTCAAATGACAAGACAGTCAACAATTATTTCCCGACTGTCCGTTATCAGGATGAAGCTTTGAAACTGTTTATACAAGAATTAAAAGATGAAGGTCTATATGAGGATTCAATCATCATTTTATACGGTGATCATTATGGAATCTCCGAGAACCATAATAAGGCGATGGGTGAGTATCTCGGCAAGGAGATTACACCATTTGAAAGCACGCAGCTACAGCAGGTACCGCTGATTGTTCATATCCCTGGTCAGGAAGGCAAGACGATTCCAACTGTAGGCGGACAGATTGACCTTAAGCCGACTATTCTCCATCTGTTAGGAATCGATACTAAGAATAACATTGACTTCGGATCAGACCTATTCTCAAAGGACCGGCTGGACTTTGCGGTTCTGCGCGATGGCAGCTTCATCACTAAGGATCATGTATTCACAAGAGAAACTTGCTATGATAAATCAACTGGTGAGCCGACTGACAAAGCAGCTTGTGAGCCTTTCTTTGATCAAGCAAAGAACGAGCTCGAGTTTTCCGATAAAATTATTTATGGGGACTTGCTGAGATTTTATGACGAGAAAAATGCCAGTAAAGAAAAGAGTTACCCGAAATCAAATGAGTAA
- a CDS encoding ROK family glucokinase, translating to MAEKWLVGVDLGGTTTKLAFISLYGEILHKWEIPTDVSDEGKNITVNIAKGIDAKLEELGHSKSEILGIGMGAPGPVDLATGVIYEAVNLGWREPYPLKDLLEVETSLPAVIDNDANCAALGEMWKGAGNGAKDLVCVTLGTGVGGGVITNGDIVHGVSGAAGEIGHITSIAEGGAPCNCGKTGCLETIASATGIVRIATAALNEGTPAGELSVVYKETGHVTAKDVFDSAKRNDQLALKVVDSVALHLGIALANIANTLNPEKIVLGGGVSKAGNVLLDPIKEQFLRNSFPRVAQSTEISIATLGNDAGVIGAAWLVKNKIG from the coding sequence ATGGCTGAAAAGTGGCTAGTAGGTGTAGATTTAGGAGGAACAACAACCAAACTTGCTTTCATAAGTTTATATGGAGAAATACTGCACAAATGGGAGATCCCAACAGATGTTTCTGATGAAGGGAAAAATATAACGGTCAATATCGCAAAGGGGATTGATGCGAAGCTTGAGGAGTTAGGACATTCAAAAAGTGAAATCCTTGGGATTGGCATGGGGGCACCTGGTCCGGTTGACCTTGCCACTGGCGTGATTTATGAAGCAGTGAACCTTGGATGGAGAGAGCCTTACCCGCTAAAAGACTTACTTGAAGTCGAAACCTCGCTTCCGGCTGTAATCGATAATGACGCAAACTGCGCAGCACTTGGTGAGATGTGGAAAGGTGCTGGAAATGGTGCAAAAGATCTTGTATGTGTCACTCTGGGAACAGGTGTAGGCGGAGGCGTTATCACGAATGGAGACATTGTACACGGAGTCAGCGGTGCTGCTGGCGAGATAGGCCATATTACTTCAATAGCTGAAGGTGGGGCTCCGTGTAACTGTGGCAAGACAGGTTGCCTGGAAACCATTGCTTCAGCAACTGGGATTGTCCGGATTGCCACTGCAGCTTTGAACGAAGGAACCCCAGCTGGAGAACTTTCAGTGGTGTATAAGGAAACTGGCCATGTGACAGCAAAAGATGTTTTCGATTCGGCAAAAAGAAATGACCAATTAGCGTTGAAAGTCGTCGATTCAGTTGCTTTGCATCTGGGGATTGCTCTTGCGAATATCGCTAATACTCTTAATCCTGAAAAAATTGTACTTGGAGGCGGAGTTTCAAAAGCAGGAAATGTTTTGCTCGATCCAATAAAAGAGCAATTTTTACGTAATTCTTTTCCACGAGTAGCACAATCGACTGAAATCAGCATCGCAACATTGGGAAATGATGCGGGCGTGATTGGTGCGGCGTGGCTGGTTAAGAACAAAATTGGATAA
- a CDS encoding YqgQ family protein: MKTIYDIQQFLKKFGTIIYIGDRVADLELMGAELKELYNSQLIETKDYQSAILLLRQEIRMEKEKNANEKR; the protein is encoded by the coding sequence TTGAAGACAATTTACGATATCCAGCAGTTCCTGAAAAAATTCGGGACAATTATTTACATAGGTGACAGAGTGGCGGATTTAGAGCTCATGGGAGCCGAACTGAAGGAATTGTATAATTCCCAATTGATTGAAACAAAAGATTACCAGTCTGCGATTTTGCTTTTAAGACAAGAAATCCGGATGGAAAAAGAAAAAAACGCAAATGAGAAAAGGTGA